The following proteins are encoded in a genomic region of Canis lupus familiaris isolate Mischka breed German Shepherd chromosome 6, alternate assembly UU_Cfam_GSD_1.0, whole genome shotgun sequence:
- the FBXO24 gene encoding F-box only protein 24 isoform X6, with translation MGEKAVPSPRRRRVEHIISFLPVRDVVALGQTCHYFHEVCDAEGVWRRICRRLSPRLREQGSGVRPWKRAAILNYTKGLYFQAFGGRRRCLSKSVAPLLAHGYRRFLPTKDHVFILDYAGTLFFLKNALVSSTLGQIQWKRACRYVVLCRGAKDFASDPRCDTVYRKYLYVLATREQPGVVGTTGSRACDCVEVYLQSSGQRVFKMTFHHSMSFKQIVLVGQETQRALLLLTEEGKIYSLVVNETQLDQPRSYTVQLALRKVSRCLPHLRVACMASNQSSTLYITDQGGVYFEVHTPGVYRDLFGTLQAFDPLDQQMPLALSLPAKILFCALGYNHLGLVDEFGRIFMQGNNRYGQLGTGDKMDRGEPTQVHYLQRPITLWCGLNHSLVLSQGSDFSKELLGCGCGAGGRLPGWPKGSASFVKLHVKVPLCACSLCSTRECLYMLSSHDIEHHPTYRDLPASRVVGTPEPSLGAGASQDAGGAAQACEEYLSQIHSCPTLQDRMEKMKEIVGWMPLMAAQKDFFWEALDMLQRAAAGVGPGLPTPES, from the exons gTGGAGCATATCATCTCATTCCTCCCAGTCAGAGATGTAGTCGCTCTGGGCCAGACCTGCCACTACTTCCACGAAGTGTGCGATGCTGAGGGCGTGTGGAGACGCATCTGTCGCAGGCTCAGTCCTCGCCTACGAGAGCAGGGTTCTGGGGTCCGGCCCTGGAAGAGAGCTGCCATTCTTAACT aCACGAAGGGCCTGTATTTCCAGGCATTTGGGGGCCGCCGCCGCTGTCTCAGCAAGAGTGTAGCCCCCCTGCTAGCCCATGGCTACCGCCGCTTCTTGCCCACCAAGGACCATGTCTTCATTCTTGACTATGCGGGGACCCTCTTCTTCCTCAAAAATGCCCTGGTCTCCTCTACCCTTGGCCAGATCCAGTGGAAGCGAGCCTGCCGCTATGTTGTGTTGTGTCGTGGAGCCAAGGAT TTTGCCTCAGACCCAAGATGTGACACAGTTTACCGTAAATACCTCTATGTATTGGCCACTCGGGAGCAGCCAGGGGTGGTAGGCACAACTGGCAGCCGGGCCTGTGACTGCGTCGAGGTCTACTTGCAGTCCAGTGGGCAGCGGGTCTTTAAGATGACCTTCCACCACTCCATGAGCTTCAAACAGATTGTGCTGGTGGGTCAGGAGACCCAGCGGGCTCTGCTGCTTCTCACAG aggaaggaaagatCTACTCTTTGGTCGTGAATGAAACCCAGCTGGACCAGCCACGCTCCTACACAGTTCAGCTGGCCCTGAGGAAGGTGTCCCGGTGCCTGCCTCACCTTCGAGTGGCCTGCATGGCTTCCAACCAGAGCAGTACTCTCTACATCACGG ACCAGGGAGGAGTGTATTTTGAGGTGCATACCCCAGGGGTGTATCGTGATCTCTTTGGGACCCTTCAAGCCTTTGACCCCCTGGACCAGCAGATGCCGCTTGCTCTTTCACTGCCTGCCAAG ATCTTATTTTGTGCTCTTGGCTATAATCACCTTGGCCTGGTGGATGAATTTGGCCGAATCTTTATGCAGGGAAATAACAGATATGGGCAGCTGGGAACAGGGGACAAAATGGACCGAGGGGAACCCACACAG GTACATTATCTGCAACGCCCCATTACCCTGTGGTGTGGCCTCAACCACTCCCTGGTGCTGAGCCAGGGCTCAGACTTCAGCAAGGAGCTTCTGGGCTGCGGCTGTGGGGCTGGAGGCCGCCTCCCTGGCTGGCCTAAGGGGAGTGCCTCCTTCGTGAAGCTCCACGTCAAG GTCCCTTTGTGTGCCTGTTCCCTCTGCTCTACCAGAGAGTGCCTCTACATGCTGTCCAGCCATGACATCGAGCACCACCCCACCTATAGGGACCTACCAGCCAGCAGGGTGGTGGGGACCCCCGAGCCCAGCCTGGGAGCCGGAGCATCCCAAGACGCAGGGGGGGCGGCCCAAGCCTGTGAGGAGTACCTCAGCCAGATCCACAGTTGCCCCACCTTGCAGGATCGCATGGAAAAGATGAAGGAGATCGTAGGCTGGATGCCCTTGATGGCTGCACAGAAGGATTTCTTTTGGGAGGCCTTGGACATGCTGCAGAGGGCTGCTGCAGGCGTTGGCCCAGGCCTCCCAACCCCAGAGAGCTGA
- the FBXO24 gene encoding F-box only protein 24 isoform X1 → MGEKAVPSPRRRRVKRSCPSCGPEPGGEEKKGRGNPISVQVFPPELVEHIISFLPVRDVVALGQTCHYFHEVCDAEGVWRRICRRLSPRLREQGSGVRPWKRAAILNYTKGLYFQAFGGRRRCLSKSVAPLLAHGYRRFLPTKDHVFILDYAGTLFFLKNALVSSTLGQIQWKRACRYVVLCRGAKDFASDPRCDTVYRKYLYVLATREQPGVVGTTGSRACDCVEVYLQSSGQRVFKMTFHHSMSFKQIVLVGQETQRALLLLTEEGKIYSLVVNETQLDQPRSYTVQLALRKVSRCLPHLRVACMASNQSSTLYITDQGGVYFEVHTPGVYRDLFGTLQAFDPLDQQMPLALSLPAKILFCALGYNHLGLVDEFGRIFMQGNNRYGQLGTGDKMDRGEPTQVHYLQRPITLWCGLNHSLVLSQGSDFSKELLGCGCGAGGRLPGWPKGSASFVKLHVKVPLCACSLCSTRECLYMLSSHDIEHHPTYRDLPASRVVGTPEPSLGAGASQDAGGAAQACEEYLSQIHSCPTLQDRMEKMKEIVGWMPLMAAQKDFFWEALDMLQRAAAGVGPGLPTPES, encoded by the exons GTGAAGCGGAGCTGCCCTTCCTGTGGCCCAGAGCCTGGGGGTGaagagaagaaggggagagggaaccCTATTTCTGTTCAGGTGTTCCCCCCAGAGCTG gTGGAGCATATCATCTCATTCCTCCCAGTCAGAGATGTAGTCGCTCTGGGCCAGACCTGCCACTACTTCCACGAAGTGTGCGATGCTGAGGGCGTGTGGAGACGCATCTGTCGCAGGCTCAGTCCTCGCCTACGAGAGCAGGGTTCTGGGGTCCGGCCCTGGAAGAGAGCTGCCATTCTTAACT aCACGAAGGGCCTGTATTTCCAGGCATTTGGGGGCCGCCGCCGCTGTCTCAGCAAGAGTGTAGCCCCCCTGCTAGCCCATGGCTACCGCCGCTTCTTGCCCACCAAGGACCATGTCTTCATTCTTGACTATGCGGGGACCCTCTTCTTCCTCAAAAATGCCCTGGTCTCCTCTACCCTTGGCCAGATCCAGTGGAAGCGAGCCTGCCGCTATGTTGTGTTGTGTCGTGGAGCCAAGGAT TTTGCCTCAGACCCAAGATGTGACACAGTTTACCGTAAATACCTCTATGTATTGGCCACTCGGGAGCAGCCAGGGGTGGTAGGCACAACTGGCAGCCGGGCCTGTGACTGCGTCGAGGTCTACTTGCAGTCCAGTGGGCAGCGGGTCTTTAAGATGACCTTCCACCACTCCATGAGCTTCAAACAGATTGTGCTGGTGGGTCAGGAGACCCAGCGGGCTCTGCTGCTTCTCACAG aggaaggaaagatCTACTCTTTGGTCGTGAATGAAACCCAGCTGGACCAGCCACGCTCCTACACAGTTCAGCTGGCCCTGAGGAAGGTGTCCCGGTGCCTGCCTCACCTTCGAGTGGCCTGCATGGCTTCCAACCAGAGCAGTACTCTCTACATCACGG ACCAGGGAGGAGTGTATTTTGAGGTGCATACCCCAGGGGTGTATCGTGATCTCTTTGGGACCCTTCAAGCCTTTGACCCCCTGGACCAGCAGATGCCGCTTGCTCTTTCACTGCCTGCCAAG ATCTTATTTTGTGCTCTTGGCTATAATCACCTTGGCCTGGTGGATGAATTTGGCCGAATCTTTATGCAGGGAAATAACAGATATGGGCAGCTGGGAACAGGGGACAAAATGGACCGAGGGGAACCCACACAG GTACATTATCTGCAACGCCCCATTACCCTGTGGTGTGGCCTCAACCACTCCCTGGTGCTGAGCCAGGGCTCAGACTTCAGCAAGGAGCTTCTGGGCTGCGGCTGTGGGGCTGGAGGCCGCCTCCCTGGCTGGCCTAAGGGGAGTGCCTCCTTCGTGAAGCTCCACGTCAAG GTCCCTTTGTGTGCCTGTTCCCTCTGCTCTACCAGAGAGTGCCTCTACATGCTGTCCAGCCATGACATCGAGCACCACCCCACCTATAGGGACCTACCAGCCAGCAGGGTGGTGGGGACCCCCGAGCCCAGCCTGGGAGCCGGAGCATCCCAAGACGCAGGGGGGGCGGCCCAAGCCTGTGAGGAGTACCTCAGCCAGATCCACAGTTGCCCCACCTTGCAGGATCGCATGGAAAAGATGAAGGAGATCGTAGGCTGGATGCCCTTGATGGCTGCACAGAAGGATTTCTTTTGGGAGGCCTTGGACATGCTGCAGAGGGCTGCTGCAGGCGTTGGCCCAGGCCTCCCAACCCCAGAGAGCTGA
- the FBXO24 gene encoding F-box only protein 24 isoform X3, which produces MVRRSQRRKLQKFTGLCRREEGLRVKRSCPSCGPEPGGEEKKGRGNPISVQVFPPELVEHIISFLPVRDVVALGQTCHYFHEVCDAEGVWRRICRRLSPRLREQGSGVRPWKRAAILNYTKGLYFQAFGGRRRCLSKSVAPLLAHGYRRFLPTKDHVFILDYAGTLFFLKNALVSSTLGQIQWKRACRYVVLCRGAKDFASDPRCDTVYRKYLYVLATREQPGVVGTTGSRACDCVEVYLQSSGQRVFKMTFHHSMSFKQIVLVGQETQRALLLLTEEGKIYSLVVNETQLDQPRSYTVQLALRKVSRCLPHLRVACMASNQSSTLYITAFDPLDQQMPLALSLPAKILFCALGYNHLGLVDEFGRIFMQGNNRYGQLGTGDKMDRGEPTQVHYLQRPITLWCGLNHSLVLSQGSDFSKELLGCGCGAGGRLPGWPKGSASFVKLHVKVPLCACSLCSTRECLYMLSSHDIEHHPTYRDLPASRVVGTPEPSLGAGASQDAGGAAQACEEYLSQIHSCPTLQDRMEKMKEIVGWMPLMAAQKDFFWEALDMLQRAAAGVGPGLPTPES; this is translated from the exons ATGGTGAGGAGAAGCCAGAGACGAAAGCTGCAAAAATTCACCGGGCTGTGCAGACGGGAGGAAGGGCTCCGG GTGAAGCGGAGCTGCCCTTCCTGTGGCCCAGAGCCTGGGGGTGaagagaagaaggggagagggaaccCTATTTCTGTTCAGGTGTTCCCCCCAGAGCTG gTGGAGCATATCATCTCATTCCTCCCAGTCAGAGATGTAGTCGCTCTGGGCCAGACCTGCCACTACTTCCACGAAGTGTGCGATGCTGAGGGCGTGTGGAGACGCATCTGTCGCAGGCTCAGTCCTCGCCTACGAGAGCAGGGTTCTGGGGTCCGGCCCTGGAAGAGAGCTGCCATTCTTAACT aCACGAAGGGCCTGTATTTCCAGGCATTTGGGGGCCGCCGCCGCTGTCTCAGCAAGAGTGTAGCCCCCCTGCTAGCCCATGGCTACCGCCGCTTCTTGCCCACCAAGGACCATGTCTTCATTCTTGACTATGCGGGGACCCTCTTCTTCCTCAAAAATGCCCTGGTCTCCTCTACCCTTGGCCAGATCCAGTGGAAGCGAGCCTGCCGCTATGTTGTGTTGTGTCGTGGAGCCAAGGAT TTTGCCTCAGACCCAAGATGTGACACAGTTTACCGTAAATACCTCTATGTATTGGCCACTCGGGAGCAGCCAGGGGTGGTAGGCACAACTGGCAGCCGGGCCTGTGACTGCGTCGAGGTCTACTTGCAGTCCAGTGGGCAGCGGGTCTTTAAGATGACCTTCCACCACTCCATGAGCTTCAAACAGATTGTGCTGGTGGGTCAGGAGACCCAGCGGGCTCTGCTGCTTCTCACAG aggaaggaaagatCTACTCTTTGGTCGTGAATGAAACCCAGCTGGACCAGCCACGCTCCTACACAGTTCAGCTGGCCCTGAGGAAGGTGTCCCGGTGCCTGCCTCACCTTCGAGTGGCCTGCATGGCTTCCAACCAGAGCAGTACTCTCTACATCACGG CCTTTGACCCCCTGGACCAGCAGATGCCGCTTGCTCTTTCACTGCCTGCCAAG ATCTTATTTTGTGCTCTTGGCTATAATCACCTTGGCCTGGTGGATGAATTTGGCCGAATCTTTATGCAGGGAAATAACAGATATGGGCAGCTGGGAACAGGGGACAAAATGGACCGAGGGGAACCCACACAG GTACATTATCTGCAACGCCCCATTACCCTGTGGTGTGGCCTCAACCACTCCCTGGTGCTGAGCCAGGGCTCAGACTTCAGCAAGGAGCTTCTGGGCTGCGGCTGTGGGGCTGGAGGCCGCCTCCCTGGCTGGCCTAAGGGGAGTGCCTCCTTCGTGAAGCTCCACGTCAAG GTCCCTTTGTGTGCCTGTTCCCTCTGCTCTACCAGAGAGTGCCTCTACATGCTGTCCAGCCATGACATCGAGCACCACCCCACCTATAGGGACCTACCAGCCAGCAGGGTGGTGGGGACCCCCGAGCCCAGCCTGGGAGCCGGAGCATCCCAAGACGCAGGGGGGGCGGCCCAAGCCTGTGAGGAGTACCTCAGCCAGATCCACAGTTGCCCCACCTTGCAGGATCGCATGGAAAAGATGAAGGAGATCGTAGGCTGGATGCCCTTGATGGCTGCACAGAAGGATTTCTTTTGGGAGGCCTTGGACATGCTGCAGAGGGCTGCTGCAGGCGTTGGCCCAGGCCTCCCAACCCCAGAGAGCTGA
- the FBXO24 gene encoding F-box only protein 24 isoform X2, with the protein MVKRSCPSCGPEPGGEEKKGRGNPISVQVFPPELVEHIISFLPVRDVVALGQTCHYFHEVCDAEGVWRRICRRLSPRLREQGSGVRPWKRAAILNYTKGLYFQAFGGRRRCLSKSVAPLLAHGYRRFLPTKDHVFILDYAGTLFFLKNALVSSTLGQIQWKRACRYVVLCRGAKDFASDPRCDTVYRKYLYVLATREQPGVVGTTGSRACDCVEVYLQSSGQRVFKMTFHHSMSFKQIVLVGQETQRALLLLTEEGKIYSLVVNETQLDQPRSYTVQLALRKVSRCLPHLRVACMASNQSSTLYITDQGGVYFEVHTPGVYRDLFGTLQAFDPLDQQMPLALSLPAKILFCALGYNHLGLVDEFGRIFMQGNNRYGQLGTGDKMDRGEPTQVHYLQRPITLWCGLNHSLVLSQGSDFSKELLGCGCGAGGRLPGWPKGSASFVKLHVKVPLCACSLCSTRECLYMLSSHDIEHHPTYRDLPASRVVGTPEPSLGAGASQDAGGAAQACEEYLSQIHSCPTLQDRMEKMKEIVGWMPLMAAQKDFFWEALDMLQRAAAGVGPGLPTPES; encoded by the exons ATG GTGAAGCGGAGCTGCCCTTCCTGTGGCCCAGAGCCTGGGGGTGaagagaagaaggggagagggaaccCTATTTCTGTTCAGGTGTTCCCCCCAGAGCTG gTGGAGCATATCATCTCATTCCTCCCAGTCAGAGATGTAGTCGCTCTGGGCCAGACCTGCCACTACTTCCACGAAGTGTGCGATGCTGAGGGCGTGTGGAGACGCATCTGTCGCAGGCTCAGTCCTCGCCTACGAGAGCAGGGTTCTGGGGTCCGGCCCTGGAAGAGAGCTGCCATTCTTAACT aCACGAAGGGCCTGTATTTCCAGGCATTTGGGGGCCGCCGCCGCTGTCTCAGCAAGAGTGTAGCCCCCCTGCTAGCCCATGGCTACCGCCGCTTCTTGCCCACCAAGGACCATGTCTTCATTCTTGACTATGCGGGGACCCTCTTCTTCCTCAAAAATGCCCTGGTCTCCTCTACCCTTGGCCAGATCCAGTGGAAGCGAGCCTGCCGCTATGTTGTGTTGTGTCGTGGAGCCAAGGAT TTTGCCTCAGACCCAAGATGTGACACAGTTTACCGTAAATACCTCTATGTATTGGCCACTCGGGAGCAGCCAGGGGTGGTAGGCACAACTGGCAGCCGGGCCTGTGACTGCGTCGAGGTCTACTTGCAGTCCAGTGGGCAGCGGGTCTTTAAGATGACCTTCCACCACTCCATGAGCTTCAAACAGATTGTGCTGGTGGGTCAGGAGACCCAGCGGGCTCTGCTGCTTCTCACAG aggaaggaaagatCTACTCTTTGGTCGTGAATGAAACCCAGCTGGACCAGCCACGCTCCTACACAGTTCAGCTGGCCCTGAGGAAGGTGTCCCGGTGCCTGCCTCACCTTCGAGTGGCCTGCATGGCTTCCAACCAGAGCAGTACTCTCTACATCACGG ACCAGGGAGGAGTGTATTTTGAGGTGCATACCCCAGGGGTGTATCGTGATCTCTTTGGGACCCTTCAAGCCTTTGACCCCCTGGACCAGCAGATGCCGCTTGCTCTTTCACTGCCTGCCAAG ATCTTATTTTGTGCTCTTGGCTATAATCACCTTGGCCTGGTGGATGAATTTGGCCGAATCTTTATGCAGGGAAATAACAGATATGGGCAGCTGGGAACAGGGGACAAAATGGACCGAGGGGAACCCACACAG GTACATTATCTGCAACGCCCCATTACCCTGTGGTGTGGCCTCAACCACTCCCTGGTGCTGAGCCAGGGCTCAGACTTCAGCAAGGAGCTTCTGGGCTGCGGCTGTGGGGCTGGAGGCCGCCTCCCTGGCTGGCCTAAGGGGAGTGCCTCCTTCGTGAAGCTCCACGTCAAG GTCCCTTTGTGTGCCTGTTCCCTCTGCTCTACCAGAGAGTGCCTCTACATGCTGTCCAGCCATGACATCGAGCACCACCCCACCTATAGGGACCTACCAGCCAGCAGGGTGGTGGGGACCCCCGAGCCCAGCCTGGGAGCCGGAGCATCCCAAGACGCAGGGGGGGCGGCCCAAGCCTGTGAGGAGTACCTCAGCCAGATCCACAGTTGCCCCACCTTGCAGGATCGCATGGAAAAGATGAAGGAGATCGTAGGCTGGATGCCCTTGATGGCTGCACAGAAGGATTTCTTTTGGGAGGCCTTGGACATGCTGCAGAGGGCTGCTGCAGGCGTTGGCCCAGGCCTCCCAACCCCAGAGAGCTGA
- the FBXO24 gene encoding F-box only protein 24 isoform X4: protein MVRRSQRRKLQKFTGLCRREEGLRVEHIISFLPVRDVVALGQTCHYFHEVCDAEGVWRRICRRLSPRLREQGSGVRPWKRAAILNYTKGLYFQAFGGRRRCLSKSVAPLLAHGYRRFLPTKDHVFILDYAGTLFFLKNALVSSTLGQIQWKRACRYVVLCRGAKDFASDPRCDTVYRKYLYVLATREQPGVVGTTGSRACDCVEVYLQSSGQRVFKMTFHHSMSFKQIVLVGQETQRALLLLTEEGKIYSLVVNETQLDQPRSYTVQLALRKVSRCLPHLRVACMASNQSSTLYITDQGGVYFEVHTPGVYRDLFGTLQAFDPLDQQMPLALSLPAKILFCALGYNHLGLVDEFGRIFMQGNNRYGQLGTGDKMDRGEPTQVHYLQRPITLWCGLNHSLVLSQGSDFSKELLGCGCGAGGRLPGWPKGSASFVKLHVKVPLCACSLCSTRECLYMLSSHDIEHHPTYRDLPASRVVGTPEPSLGAGASQDAGGAAQACEEYLSQIHSCPTLQDRMEKMKEIVGWMPLMAAQKDFFWEALDMLQRAAAGVGPGLPTPES, encoded by the exons ATGGTGAGGAGAAGCCAGAGACGAAAGCTGCAAAAATTCACCGGGCTGTGCAGACGGGAGGAAGGGCTCCGG gTGGAGCATATCATCTCATTCCTCCCAGTCAGAGATGTAGTCGCTCTGGGCCAGACCTGCCACTACTTCCACGAAGTGTGCGATGCTGAGGGCGTGTGGAGACGCATCTGTCGCAGGCTCAGTCCTCGCCTACGAGAGCAGGGTTCTGGGGTCCGGCCCTGGAAGAGAGCTGCCATTCTTAACT aCACGAAGGGCCTGTATTTCCAGGCATTTGGGGGCCGCCGCCGCTGTCTCAGCAAGAGTGTAGCCCCCCTGCTAGCCCATGGCTACCGCCGCTTCTTGCCCACCAAGGACCATGTCTTCATTCTTGACTATGCGGGGACCCTCTTCTTCCTCAAAAATGCCCTGGTCTCCTCTACCCTTGGCCAGATCCAGTGGAAGCGAGCCTGCCGCTATGTTGTGTTGTGTCGTGGAGCCAAGGAT TTTGCCTCAGACCCAAGATGTGACACAGTTTACCGTAAATACCTCTATGTATTGGCCACTCGGGAGCAGCCAGGGGTGGTAGGCACAACTGGCAGCCGGGCCTGTGACTGCGTCGAGGTCTACTTGCAGTCCAGTGGGCAGCGGGTCTTTAAGATGACCTTCCACCACTCCATGAGCTTCAAACAGATTGTGCTGGTGGGTCAGGAGACCCAGCGGGCTCTGCTGCTTCTCACAG aggaaggaaagatCTACTCTTTGGTCGTGAATGAAACCCAGCTGGACCAGCCACGCTCCTACACAGTTCAGCTGGCCCTGAGGAAGGTGTCCCGGTGCCTGCCTCACCTTCGAGTGGCCTGCATGGCTTCCAACCAGAGCAGTACTCTCTACATCACGG ACCAGGGAGGAGTGTATTTTGAGGTGCATACCCCAGGGGTGTATCGTGATCTCTTTGGGACCCTTCAAGCCTTTGACCCCCTGGACCAGCAGATGCCGCTTGCTCTTTCACTGCCTGCCAAG ATCTTATTTTGTGCTCTTGGCTATAATCACCTTGGCCTGGTGGATGAATTTGGCCGAATCTTTATGCAGGGAAATAACAGATATGGGCAGCTGGGAACAGGGGACAAAATGGACCGAGGGGAACCCACACAG GTACATTATCTGCAACGCCCCATTACCCTGTGGTGTGGCCTCAACCACTCCCTGGTGCTGAGCCAGGGCTCAGACTTCAGCAAGGAGCTTCTGGGCTGCGGCTGTGGGGCTGGAGGCCGCCTCCCTGGCTGGCCTAAGGGGAGTGCCTCCTTCGTGAAGCTCCACGTCAAG GTCCCTTTGTGTGCCTGTTCCCTCTGCTCTACCAGAGAGTGCCTCTACATGCTGTCCAGCCATGACATCGAGCACCACCCCACCTATAGGGACCTACCAGCCAGCAGGGTGGTGGGGACCCCCGAGCCCAGCCTGGGAGCCGGAGCATCCCAAGACGCAGGGGGGGCGGCCCAAGCCTGTGAGGAGTACCTCAGCCAGATCCACAGTTGCCCCACCTTGCAGGATCGCATGGAAAAGATGAAGGAGATCGTAGGCTGGATGCCCTTGATGGCTGCACAGAAGGATTTCTTTTGGGAGGCCTTGGACATGCTGCAGAGGGCTGCTGCAGGCGTTGGCCCAGGCCTCCCAACCCCAGAGAGCTGA
- the FBXO24 gene encoding F-box only protein 24 isoform X5: MNDSLREGSKRGLSWNPCAPPSPWVEHIISFLPVRDVVALGQTCHYFHEVCDAEGVWRRICRRLSPRLREQGSGVRPWKRAAILNYTKGLYFQAFGGRRRCLSKSVAPLLAHGYRRFLPTKDHVFILDYAGTLFFLKNALVSSTLGQIQWKRACRYVVLCRGAKDFASDPRCDTVYRKYLYVLATREQPGVVGTTGSRACDCVEVYLQSSGQRVFKMTFHHSMSFKQIVLVGQETQRALLLLTEEGKIYSLVVNETQLDQPRSYTVQLALRKVSRCLPHLRVACMASNQSSTLYITDQGGVYFEVHTPGVYRDLFGTLQAFDPLDQQMPLALSLPAKILFCALGYNHLGLVDEFGRIFMQGNNRYGQLGTGDKMDRGEPTQVHYLQRPITLWCGLNHSLVLSQGSDFSKELLGCGCGAGGRLPGWPKGSASFVKLHVKVPLCACSLCSTRECLYMLSSHDIEHHPTYRDLPASRVVGTPEPSLGAGASQDAGGAAQACEEYLSQIHSCPTLQDRMEKMKEIVGWMPLMAAQKDFFWEALDMLQRAAAGVGPGLPTPES, encoded by the exons ATGAACGACAGCCTGAGAGAAGGGAGCAAAAGAGGCCTCTCATGGAACCCCTGTGCTCCCCCTTCTCCTTGG gTGGAGCATATCATCTCATTCCTCCCAGTCAGAGATGTAGTCGCTCTGGGCCAGACCTGCCACTACTTCCACGAAGTGTGCGATGCTGAGGGCGTGTGGAGACGCATCTGTCGCAGGCTCAGTCCTCGCCTACGAGAGCAGGGTTCTGGGGTCCGGCCCTGGAAGAGAGCTGCCATTCTTAACT aCACGAAGGGCCTGTATTTCCAGGCATTTGGGGGCCGCCGCCGCTGTCTCAGCAAGAGTGTAGCCCCCCTGCTAGCCCATGGCTACCGCCGCTTCTTGCCCACCAAGGACCATGTCTTCATTCTTGACTATGCGGGGACCCTCTTCTTCCTCAAAAATGCCCTGGTCTCCTCTACCCTTGGCCAGATCCAGTGGAAGCGAGCCTGCCGCTATGTTGTGTTGTGTCGTGGAGCCAAGGAT TTTGCCTCAGACCCAAGATGTGACACAGTTTACCGTAAATACCTCTATGTATTGGCCACTCGGGAGCAGCCAGGGGTGGTAGGCACAACTGGCAGCCGGGCCTGTGACTGCGTCGAGGTCTACTTGCAGTCCAGTGGGCAGCGGGTCTTTAAGATGACCTTCCACCACTCCATGAGCTTCAAACAGATTGTGCTGGTGGGTCAGGAGACCCAGCGGGCTCTGCTGCTTCTCACAG aggaaggaaagatCTACTCTTTGGTCGTGAATGAAACCCAGCTGGACCAGCCACGCTCCTACACAGTTCAGCTGGCCCTGAGGAAGGTGTCCCGGTGCCTGCCTCACCTTCGAGTGGCCTGCATGGCTTCCAACCAGAGCAGTACTCTCTACATCACGG ACCAGGGAGGAGTGTATTTTGAGGTGCATACCCCAGGGGTGTATCGTGATCTCTTTGGGACCCTTCAAGCCTTTGACCCCCTGGACCAGCAGATGCCGCTTGCTCTTTCACTGCCTGCCAAG ATCTTATTTTGTGCTCTTGGCTATAATCACCTTGGCCTGGTGGATGAATTTGGCCGAATCTTTATGCAGGGAAATAACAGATATGGGCAGCTGGGAACAGGGGACAAAATGGACCGAGGGGAACCCACACAG GTACATTATCTGCAACGCCCCATTACCCTGTGGTGTGGCCTCAACCACTCCCTGGTGCTGAGCCAGGGCTCAGACTTCAGCAAGGAGCTTCTGGGCTGCGGCTGTGGGGCTGGAGGCCGCCTCCCTGGCTGGCCTAAGGGGAGTGCCTCCTTCGTGAAGCTCCACGTCAAG GTCCCTTTGTGTGCCTGTTCCCTCTGCTCTACCAGAGAGTGCCTCTACATGCTGTCCAGCCATGACATCGAGCACCACCCCACCTATAGGGACCTACCAGCCAGCAGGGTGGTGGGGACCCCCGAGCCCAGCCTGGGAGCCGGAGCATCCCAAGACGCAGGGGGGGCGGCCCAAGCCTGTGAGGAGTACCTCAGCCAGATCCACAGTTGCCCCACCTTGCAGGATCGCATGGAAAAGATGAAGGAGATCGTAGGCTGGATGCCCTTGATGGCTGCACAGAAGGATTTCTTTTGGGAGGCCTTGGACATGCTGCAGAGGGCTGCTGCAGGCGTTGGCCCAGGCCTCCCAACCCCAGAGAGCTGA